In Rhinoraja longicauda isolate Sanriku21f chromosome 29, sRhiLon1.1, whole genome shotgun sequence, the sequence gccaccgaatggtgaacgaggtctgattgacctggatgaTGAgatgttggcctggctcgcctcaacggagctgcaggtctaaaagacatacgacagaagaagaagaaccaaATAACTATGTACACTTGTATGCTCATGTAGTTAACTGATTATTTGCCCAGATGGATACCCAGTTATTAATTTGATTAGTTATAAATTAATTAAATCTCACTGATCTCATCTTCCAAACTCATCTGCAGAAGCTGTACATTGCTCATTTTCAAGTGTCAGTGACTCCAGTAAACCACCCAGTGCTTATCTGAATATTTGGTCTGCTATTCTTTTTGTATCAATGTTGCAACATGTTTGTATCACTAATTttgaatagaagatagacacaaaaagctggagtaactcaacgggacaggcagcatctctggagagaaggaatgggtgacgtttcgggtcgggacatgacccgaaacattacccattcctctccagcgatactgcctgtcccgctgagttactccaacttttgtgtctatctttggtttaaaccagcatctgcagttccttcttactaatTTTGAATAACCAGCCCACAATGTGGTCAACTCTGGATCAACCCTGCACGTGTTTACATTGGCTCCATTTCAGTGCCGATGTTGCATTCATTTCATTCTCAAATTCGATAAACGCAAGATTCTAGGCCAACTTGCGACCAAGAACTTTAAAATGTGGCTTGAAACTCCGTCTTGAGCAGTTCCTTTTTCTACTCTGTttctcccaaaacatcaccacctCAGGTATCCAGCACCTGTTCAGCTGGTGACTGTTCTAGTGTTTCCCCAAAAAACTAAACTTCCTGGCTCTGTGAAACCTTCCAACTTCAACTGATGACTCATTTTAATTCGCTTGTGTTTGTCACAGAGTGAATCTTTCTCTCTTCCATAGACTTTGAGTTGTTGACCATATCTGGCTTtcgcttgcactaaactttattcccttatcaagaatctttacactgtaaatggcgagattgtaatcatgcatagtctttccgctgactggttagcacgcaacaaatgccttttcactgtatctcggtacatgtgacaataaactaaattttgAAACTGAAACTCCTTCAGTTACTAAAACACACTTCCCATTCCTTGAGAGTTCTCCAAATTCCCAAAGTCTCAAACATTCCTTCCTCGTGTAGTTTATTTGCAGCCCACACCATTCCCTGTACGTAGGCCATTTAAGCTGAAATTATGATCCACAAGATTCAAGAAGCTGGAGGCTCCTGAGCACCTCCCTAAACTACTGGACTGATCACACGGGCCTAGAGTGCGAGTGACTCCGGGATCTCCTCGCTATCCAAGATCATGATCCTTTCAAAAACACAGTCCCTCAATCTGAGCAACTAGATTCATTTCACTCCCATGATCATGGAGGCATGGGTATAGCCAATAGCTAAGCAAGTCAAATGGACAAATTGTCCCCATCAGACAACCTTGCAACCCATCTCAACCATGAAGGTAACTGTTGAGTTCCATACAACCTTATTCTACCATTGTACAATGATTGAAATGCATATTTGTAGTCACTCCCTCAATGATCTTGCATGTGTTCATCATTATCGTTCTCTTCAGAAATACAATCAATATCATTTAGTGTTCCTTTTTCTGACTCTTCGTCCACTGACTGTATCAAGCATACAATGCCTTAGTGGACCTGTTACACACCCTAACCTCCCTGCTTTTGAAGCATATGGGGATTATTTTCTGCTAGCTGATGATTTATTGAAGGATTTGAACCTTTTTGGAATTTTTTTTTGCTCTTAAGACTGTAATCCCGGGCTGTCTCGTACATGAATTTGGAGGCCAGATGTCTCCCGAGTGACTCGAGCACTAAGCATTCAGATAAACTCTGGATTCCTGCCAAACCCATTCTCCCATTACCTTAGAATCACATCCTGAACAAACATGACTTGCATTCTCACTCTTCTTTGCCCTGCAAGTAACAATCCTGAACATTACCTCAAACATCAGATACAATATTTTAACATGTTTTGCTCGAATTCTCTCAGAAGCTGTTGATGGATTGGAATGTCCCTTTAAACTCTGCACTTTGTCCTCCGTATTATAATTCAAAAGCTTGCTTGCAGTGCTAATAGATTCAACAATGTCTCACATATCTCCAAACCACTGCCCTGCTCTCCTATTAATGTTGATGTGTTGCTCTGTTCTGTGAGACCTTGAAGAGTACTTGTACTCAACGCAAGTACAGTGTGAATGGCAAAGTCCACTTGTACTCCCAAGCTCCACAATGTTTCCTCCATGGCCATTTCTGCAATCCCCACCACACACGCTCCTATTCTCACAAGCAGCAACATTTCCAAACTTAATGCCAATGTGGTGTATCTTGCTACAAGAGCTAAAAGTAGAACAACCTTAATTGTAAGCAGCCATTTTTGACTGAAATATCATGTCTGGTATAACAAAGTGTGAAGGCCCTGCCATGTTCTACACTTAGTTCAGATAGTTACACTTGCACTAATACATACTAAATTCATAATGTGTTAAACATACAAAGTAGTAGTGGGAACGCATTGAAATTGCACTTCTGAACTTGAATTCCAATTTGCTCGCAATCAAGGATGAATTTCAACTGTTAGATTTCTTCCAATTGGATACTCAATTCTGTTGGAAATGAGCAGGGAGCTCTGAAAACTAAGTGACAAGGAGCATTTTGCAACTTATTCTGGTATTATTTAGATGCAACAAAAGATGGGAAAAGGTTAAAACAAAAggttacaacaaattatcctcataAAAGCAGGATGTTAAGCTTTGGTTAAGTAAAACCTTCTGGATTATCAGCCTTAGGGCTACTGCAAGAAGTGAATGTTCACTTTGTATTGAGTTGGTTCCACTAATAGAttgatttgcagataatacatatTAACAATGCTCTGACAAGCTGTAGCAAAAATCCAATGAAAATCGATTTTGTGGTAAAGCTGTTTTTAACCTGAGATGGATTTGAGAATATGATAGGATATAAGTCACAAAATGTTTTTTCTTGTTTTCTAATACCTTCTGCTCATCTCTTTGCTATGGACAGTTATAATTCGACTGGTTGTTGGCTTGTCTGGAGAGAGGCCCAATTGCCGTTCCAGTTGAAAATTGTCAAAAGCCATCAGATATATCTTTGAAATCTCTGGAATCACCGGCCTTTTGGATGAGGCATTGGAGTACAGTCTTGTCGCCTTGATCAGGTGGACACAAAAGAGCCCTTGGCACAATTTGAAGATCATGGATGTTTCCCTGGTGTTCAGGACAATATTTATCCATCCGCCAACAACACTAAAACAGATTGCCTGGACACTGTACAAACTGGCTTTAAAGTTTGCTTATGTATAAAAAAGAATAGACTGCACCAAAAGTATACGGTTCTCTGCAAAATAACATTGGGACATCCTACATAGGTGAACAATGCTAAGTTCTTGGTTTCTTTCATTGCAAAGCCTCAAAGTTGTAATTTACGGACTAAAAAGTGGAAACTTTAACCCAGCACCACTGGGGCAGCTTGTGATAAATAACATTTCAATATCCTCTTAACATATacatattttttgttttgttttgttttccagaAGCATTTTACTTGTGCCCTGGTAGCTCTGCTTGATAATAATGAATAAGTTTCTGATTGTATTTGATTTTGATGAAACCATCATTCAACACAACAGTGACTGTGTCATCCTCAAATGTAACCCAGACCAAAGTCTTCCAGAAGAATTACTGCAGCCCCAGGATGAAGAATGTTGGAGTGAATATATGGTCAAGGTATACCAGTATCTAGGAGAGACGGGGGTCAAAGAAGAAACCATGAGAAAGGTTCTATCAGAAACCCCACTTACAAAAGAGATGTTAACCCTATTTCAGTTCCTTAGGAAGTCCTCAGATTTATTTGAATGCGTCATTATCTCAGATGCCAACACCTTCTTTATCAATAGCATTCTTCAAGCAAATGGCCTATCCACCGCTTTCCAGAAAATATACACAAATCCTTCGTGCTTTGATAACAAAAATACCTTCACAATCAGCCCTTACCATTCCCATGTGTGTGAGCAGTGTCCCATTAACATGTGCAAGAGACAGATCCTGCATGATCACCTTGTACAGCGTGCTGAAGAGGAAGTTGAATTTGATAAAATCTTCTACGTTGGAGACGGCACCAATGACTtctgcccttctgtagatttgacGCCAACTGATGTCATCTTCCCAAGGAAGAACTATCCATTGGATAGGTTGATCTCCGAGTTCAAAATGACTGAACCATCTGCAATTCAAGCCCAAGTGGTTCCCTGGGAGTCTGGAGAAGATATATTGCTTTTCCTTGAGGATTGCGCAGGGAGATAATGTTGCTCCAAGATCCCTAAAAGAGATTCAGAAAGCGTTATTATTTTCCAGTAGCAATTTAAAAGCTTTTTCAGGAAACAGTAGAGTAAAATTGTTAGTAAAATTGCATGATTCTAAAGCTTACTGAAATATTTAATTATTATACTAGTTCAGGATCTAACACTTATTTCCCTATATCAACAATTAAACACTGATTGTGACTTTTCAAATGCACCTTTCCCCAGAACACAGAGAAAAGTAGTTATAAATGATCTACTATTTTAGTTGGGGAGAAAGGTTGTACCAACACACAGTGGTAGAAATATTTATATTGTGGATATGTCAATTCTCAAGCCAGCTTAATCAGTAATTTAAAAGTTCTGTATGGAATGTATTAATGTTCCTGTGATAGTGTACTAACCAAGCTATAATCTTTATGCAGCCATCAGCCACATATCAGAATGCTTCAAACATTTAGCCAGCCCACATAAATTCTATGAACTTTCCATTACAAGTTTCCATGGAATGTTTCCGAATGTAATCTTTAAACTTCTGCAGGACAAAACAGAAAACaagaaattatttaaattttgtaGTGCTTTGACTCTAATTACGACTCTGGGAAAGgaagcaagattccagcatctgaggtttcttgtgtctcaattaAAGAAGGACGGTTTTCCTAATACTTAGAATTATCAGTGAGATATATCAACCAATGTGTGTACCAATGGAATACTGTTCAATAACTTTATCATTGGCCTTTGTTTAAGCAGAGCGCTAGACTGATTAAGATCTGGTTTAATTTCATTAAGTGTTGATCTAAACAGATAATGGATTGGACATGCCTGCAATTAAAATAACAATGCACTAAAAAGAAAATTCCACAAAATACCAAAAatgtttgagatttgtaatgacATCAAATTACCATTGCGCTTATGTTAATATTCATGAAAAATAAATAGGTTGAGAATTTTTTCTATATTTTAAAACTAGCATTAAATTGGTTTGGCCACCCTGGGTCAGTTTCATGTGAGCTCACTGGGGAA encodes:
- the LOC144607821 gene encoding phosphoethanolamine/phosphocholine phosphatase-like translates to MNKFLIVFDFDETIIQHNSDCVILKCNPDQSLPEELLQPQDEECWSEYMVKVYQYLGETGVKEETMRKVLSETPLTKEMLTLFQFLRKSSDLFECVIISDANTFFINSILQANGLSTAFQKIYTNPSCFDNKNTFTISPYHSHVCEQCPINMCKRQILHDHLVQRAEEEVEFDKIFYVGDGTNDFCPSVDLTPTDVIFPRKNYPLDRLISEFKMTEPSAIQAQVVPWESGEDILLFLEDCAGR